A stretch of DNA from Anopheles nili chromosome 2, idAnoNiliSN_F5_01, whole genome shotgun sequence:
ACACAGCTCTTCACTGCCTATATTACGTTCGACGAGCACCAGTAAGACCGCGGAAAACTGGGAAAACGGTTCGGGTTCGGGTCAGTCGTCGGCCGGTTCGTCACGTTCAGCGCCGATAGACATAGTCCCGAACAAAAGTCCTTCCAAAAGTGACATGAACGACTTGTTGGGCCTCTCGCACTTGGATGACGAGAATGAAGATTTCGGCTTCCCGTCTATTGATCTGCCCGGTACCGTTGTTTCGCGTTATCCTAAAAATCTTAGCAAGTTCAACCAAATGATGGAACCGCAAAAGGAACCGGAAATTATACGTCCGACGAAAGTAGCCTCACTGCAAAGTGGTCGCTTCCAGCTTCCCGAAGAGAGTGCCAATGTGTCCAATGTGGAACCCCAGCTTCAGACCCAGCCGCAGTTACACCACACTGAGAGCGACAGGTTAAATGGAAACAGCGCATTGGCCATCAACGGAGAAGCTGACGTATTTGaccgaaaaacggaaacatttGACGAACCTGACGAACGCGAAGATCAAGCAGGCAGCCCACCGCTTAGCATTTGCAGCGTTCGTTCAGAGGACTCCGGAAAAGGTTCCAGCCCGCCGCATTCCGTTGGGCCGTCCGTAAACACTTACGAATTCCTGGTGCCTGCGTTCCTCGTGGCCGGTTTGCTCGGCAAGCAGGGCGTGTTCGTGAAGCAGATCAAGCAACAAACGGGCGCTAACGTGATCATCAAACGCAATCCGGATACACACATCAGCAAGATTTGCACACTCGAGGGCTCGCAGCAGGAAATCAAGGACGCGCTGGCGCTGATTCGGAAAAAGTTCCCGTTGAAGAAATTTTCGGGACTAACTCTGAAACGCATTGAAATCAGCCGCGTCGAAGCTGTTATTCCGTTGTCCTTGATGAATGACACGTGTTCAAGCGtaagtagttttttttaattgttttcttcCCCAAACAACAACATACTCTATTTCTGGCAAAAGATGGACTCACactcatttgttttttcttttcttttccatgtTTACTCTTGATGCTTTGTGCAGCTGCCACTGGTGGAAGGAATCAATAATGACGTCGCCGTTAGCTGCATAATCACCGTAGGCCATCTCTTCGTACATCAGCCTCTCCATCCGACCTACCTGGCACTGAACGGCATGCAGAATTCTCTTAATCAAAGTTACACGCTAAGCGAGGCTCCAGCTCTGCCGGAAATCATTCCGAACGCAGTCTGCGTGGCGTTTGCCGCCGGTACCTGGTATCGTGCGCAGGTCGTGCAGCACAACGCGGAAAGCAATTTGGTTTTAGTGAAATATTTGGACTACGGCGGCTACTCGATGCTGCCCCAACAGAACTTGCGCCAAATTAGGAAAGATTTCATCGCCGTACCGTTCCAATCAAAGGAATGCGTGCTGTCTAATATCCAGCCGATCGGTAAGCACGACacacgaaggaaaacaaactggATCGTACTCGATCGGTGCAGATCGAAACGCGTAGGAGAGGTATGATTGGTTTTAtacgttgttttttgtttgatttacagATGAAAGCCAAAACACCTGGTCCGAAGAGGCCACCGATCTGTTCCGTAGGTTAACTAGTAATGCAATTATGCAAGCACAAGTAGCTGGATATACTTCTGAAGGTATCCCTGAAATTTACCTGTTCTCTTCAATAGCAAAAGATGTAAGTATtcccaaaataaaaatcgagcTAATCTCTCGCCAAATGGCCTTGAACGATGGAATATCGTAATACTTGTATGAAACGAGTTttcccttccctttttttgctactttcaACCTAAACAATCTGACCAGCTTATCAAGCTTTCGGTCAGTTGTAGATGTCAAAAAGGGCGGTTAGATTGGCCCTCTTATCTTGTAACTTTGCCTCCAACCCCAGGAAGGTTGTGTGCGCGGGAGGTCGCTAAAGTTTCAGTATTTTTATTCCGCTGCAGAAAGGAATCTAAGCGATAGCGAGTTTGAGATAGTGACGTTGCAATAATGACTTTATAATAGTGGCGCTTTTGTGTTGTTACAAAACAAATAAGAGCGTAGCGAACGTGTGATTaatctgtttatttttgtgtatATATATGCAGTAAAACGAATACGCCCTTTCGATGCAGATTGATTCGTTGCAAACAGCTTTGTGCGAACGCttacatgtttctttttcttcccgcttGCAGAATGTAGTCTTCATTAACCAAGAAATGGTTGCTCGTGGTTACGCCAGATGGATCGACTGAATGTGTATGATTGATATGTAGGTGATCAAATTAAtaacaaatttaaaatgcatATATAAGGATAATAGCGAGATTGAAGTTAGAGCTAATTAAGAAGGCGGCGAAGGAAGAGAAGAGCAAAGGAATAAAATTGCACGACAATGCCGACAACACAATGCTGGTGGAGGTGTAACTGACTGCGCAGAAGGATGTCCCGTACACTACGCGACGAGGAAGTGTCCGCAATGTAGAGAACAAGTGGCTCAGAAGTAATGCCAACCTCACATGAATTACTACATTTAACAATCGCTGACCGGTCGACACCGAAATCAACGTCCTGTTACGGATGCTTGCACGGTGGGGGTGCTTATTGTGCGAATTGATCAAACAACAAACCTCTCCCGCCCCACGCCCGTCCCTCTTCCTCCGGTGTCAGCCGTCATCCACATCCCTCTAACGCTCCTTTCATCTCTCATTCATTGCTACAACCTTCCTCGTTACTGTTACAacaatgaaatgaagaaaacttGTGAATACTACGTTAAAACTTAAGAATGCAAAACCCCGTCgttcaagttttttttcttcacttatCTTATAATTGCAGCTAAGGCAATTTATAATTTTAGAGTTATTTTGTATAAGGGtatttatgaaataaattcaacaaaattAATTGATCTTACAATCGACCGCATAAACCGCTTTTCTGGATCGAGCGTCGAAACGAATGAGGATGCGTACGTGCATTTGAAAGAATATGTGCCAGTGAATCATCACCGGAAAATGTTTCGCCATATGAACTGACCACCGGTAACGGTGCGCCGTTCGGtcaaagcgagagagaaaggaacAGGAGGCAGGACGGCTCTCTAGCCGTTAAAGCCGCCAGCTCAATACGGTGCTGGCGTTGCGGCCACACCAAAAACCACGCATCGTTCTAAATTTAGTAACGCCCTGCGTTAATTAGGCCAAATTCGAGTGCTTCGACGCCCGTGCAACGCAGATGCTTATTTTTGGGGGAAAGCAAGTAAAACGGCACCAtagcaaaagaaaggaaaaaaatattcatcagCCGCACAACGCGCAGACGAATGGTGCGAGTGAGAAAGCGCATCGCATTCCTATTTATCCGCGTACAATGAAGCCGTATTTCGGGGGGCTTAGTTTTCTTTTAACGCTTACAGCATCATTTCAGCGTATTCCGTCCGTCTGCGCCTTTTTTCGTCGTATGTTTTCCTCgcgcgctttcttttgctcttttcctcGTATCCTGCAAGCGTGGtgggaagggggtggggggggggggggtgggtgctCTGCTTCTCTCCCCATCCTTCATCGATCGGGCAGGAGGTGCAACTTTCGGAACCGTCATTTGGGTGTGTACTTACTTTCAAATCTTTGGCCCACCGGTTCCACGTGAGCTGCGAGTTCAACTTTCCAAAACGTTTCGTCCGTCCGTGCGGGGTTTGCCATCGTTCCGTCCCCGTGCAGCAGGTTACGGTTTGACCGGTTTAACGAAGATTATTGCCATTTGTTTCCTGcttctttttaaatattaatagGTCAATGCAGTCGAAATGAATCACGCAGCATAAAGCGAAATGTTGAACGGAAACGTCGCGAACGCGATGGAGCCGTAATCGAATTTGATTGATCACGTGGCGGCCATTTACTTTCTTTTCGATGTTGACTTTTACATTGAGTGTTTCCATTTGGAATGCTTATTTTTCTCAATGCTTTGCTTATGCGTTGGTAATTTGTTCATATATTTTTAGCTGTAAAAAACATTTGATGATTTACAACATACAGGATAATGCTCTTGTGTCTATTCCTCGTCGAAATGTCGTACACTATGGTGTTGTTATAATTGTTACTGTATATTTACTGTAAACTAAGATCTCGACAAAAACTTAGCCTAAGACATAGCGACGGTAAAGACTATACTGAATCATGGGTATCCTCGTAAGGTTGATAAATTTCTTGGCATATCCAACAAGACAATTCGTAGCATATCGATGATTTTCGattctaaatacggccaggccgtccttaaataaataaaaataataataacaatgatttttgattaatttttgatattcaatatttttaatattataatttacGTAATAATTAGACAACTATAATCTttttaacaacaaaaatgtTGACGGTTGTTTGTATTTCGATGCAGGACtagttcatttattttacagacaatcaaatatatcaataTATTCAGGTTTTTCATGCATGTATAAACGTAAATTGTTATCACGCTAAAGTCGTGACGATAAATTGTTTGTGGAAAAGGAGCGTGTGAAAGATTTCCTATGATACAATTGACGGTATATCAAGATTTATCTcaattgaaaagtttttctctcattttttctgtttctttttgtttatctttccTTCTTAGCTATGTAccaaaattttaaattgaataattttgtcAAAACCTTTCgattaataaacaaaaccatgaGTGTATTAATCTCATCGAagttattaattattttgcaAGGAAAGCGTTGACgtacaaagaaagaaaacaaaattttctgCTTTTGGGTGAACATGCTAATTATTAATCTATTACCCCAATTAATCTATTACctcaaataaaatgataaaaaaatgccccaGTATATTTTTGATATTGATAAGTATTGTTTGCTCAATTAtagttgtacaaaaaaatacatgattTATGGCAGTTAATCAATTGCCaataattgaataatatttttgaatttgGTTGTGGTTTTGAAATCATCTAATGTTCGAAATACTTTAAGCTTTTTTCTACACAAATGATGGCTATTTTGCCACGAGCTCACTAGAGAAACAGCTCATTACCGTAGCAAAATTTCGAGGTTTTGTGATAATGCATCGCATATCATTGTATCGAGTATATCTGAAAAAAAGAACTATTTTCCAATCTTGCAGATCCCTTCTACGAACGCGGATTGCCGTTTGAATGTGGTTttctgatgttttttttatctctctcctACTGCATGAATGCATTGATACCATGTCGATATCGTTTCCGGCGTTCTTTTGTCTTATTagtatatttttcaaaattaatgcatGCTGCCATCCTTACGTGCAATTAATTATCATATACCCGAACTTCCCACCCGAAACCGCGCCGCTTTTATTGGTGACATTATATAAGTTGTCTGTGGTTAAACATTATGTAAAACTATGTACATACCATATTTCCAAAAAATCGACAAAACGACGAGctattctaaaaaaaaaagcccccgaaaaacgcacaaaacgtCCAAAAAATACTCTACCCTTTTTTGACGATGGCATGTACTGATATATTTTCGCTCCCTCCCTTATCTCTCGACCCAACACAtctcccaccctcccccaccaAACATGTCCTGCGACCCGCAGGTGTGACCGAGTGTGTGCACCGCGTGTCACGCCCGGTTATATGGGGGGCGCAATAAAACATATAAAGTATTTGTTCGGCCTAACCAAACATAATCTACGCCCGGTTGCCCGGATGGAACTGGCCGCGCCAGTGTTTTATGTCCTAGATAGGCGGCCGGCCCAAACCTGGGGCTGGGCTCCaaaaagtattaaaaaaatcgtacaacaacgaaaaaagacGAACCAATCGAAAGTGTGCAGTAAAATAATAAGAATTAATTATCACcgaaacaacaaaagcaaaataattatGCACTTATGCAGCTCTCCTCCCTAGAGCTGCAAGGAAAGAGAGGTCGtgctgtgtgtgagagagatcaaaagagagagagaaagtgagagaaaaaaggattcaaacGAATAGGAGCTGCAATGAGCGGCCGGGggaatcaaaaataaaataaaataaaataaaataaaaataaaataaaagtaaaataaaatcgcgTCACGCATATGTCCGGAGCAAACATCGTTCAATTATATTGCATTGTGTAGCAaatgagagagcaagagagaatgaaagagagatagatagatagaGGCCGATAGAGAGAATCCTTTCATGCGGGATATGTAAGCAGTATTGTAAATAGTTTgtgtaaataattatttttggCTATTGTCAGCAGGTGTGCGTAGGTTTTCACTCAATGCGTAGAGCATTGCCTCTCTGGACAGCATTTCGTGGCACACTTGGATATAATGCTGCACCACAGGTCCTGTGACTTGATGACCAACGAATAAGAAGGCTATGTTAATGGGCTTCCGCACTTACGAGGCTAAACTACGTCAAACAGCTCGATGGATGCATCAAAAGCTACACGTCGAAATAGtatcaacgttttttttcttgtacacGCTATTAGCATGGTCAATGTAAGGTTTTCCATATGGGGTGGTTGGAATCATGTCACTCATAGAGCCATTCAAAAACATTAAATCGTGCTTACAAACATTATCTTCGAAATATAGCTATGAATATCGACAAATATATTCGTCTGATTGGCTGACCCAATAAGATCAATGCAATATTTTAGGATGCTTCAAAAAGtagtaacaaataaaaaatatcttaTAAGCTCTTATGAAGAAACTGTTCAGTATTACTTTCAACAAGTTGTTTGAGGCTAGGCTCTTTTCAAACAACACCTTCACTATTATTTATGTTCATGTTTTCAAATGGACTCAACAATGCTCCTTCTTTGCTGTCTTCAGTAAATGTATATGTCTTGACTAAACATTCAAGACCAAGACAATAATTTACTGTGCGCTATCTTATCTTTCTATTTAGGACATTTTTAATACGTTCAATCGTGTTCAGTTTAGTTTAAGTTTGTCTCAAAATGCTTGAGCATTTAAGAATTGATATAAGCTTATCGACTAACTTCTAGTTGTTGTCAAACTATGCATAAGAGCTTTTAGGTTGAACTCAAGATCACTTAGGCACCGTATGTAAGTCATCGATGCCAGATATTTGAAATCAATGAATCGCTCAGGGCACTTCGGAATAATTAAAGTGGTTTGGATCAGCCATATGGAATTATTatagtaaaaaaattgttcaataATTTAGAAAAAGTAATATGGTTACTACTACTGCATAATATTGTTAACATTACGGTACAATCATTAGATGAATTTCATTTAATGCATGTTTTTCTGAAAACAGcttattattttacaaaaaatgcGTAGCTCCGGCGCGCACAGTAGATTTGAATCCaatcaaattgaaaattaaaagtaacgTAAATACTTTCTTAACTCTGTGACATCATACAAAATGCACAACAGATAGGTCGGAAAAGttaaaatattgaatttcaGCACAAATTATAGTGAATGAAGCACAAATTATATTTATGTACTTGTGATACTATACATTTATAAAATGTTAATTGTTTAAACGTTACAAACCATATTTAAAGTGCAACAGTATTCAAGAAAAAAGCCTTTATTATTGCAGATAAATAACTTAGTCTTCACATATTGAACAATATTTCAGAGGCTTTATTATAATGTTCTATTAATGATTAATAATAATTAGCTTTGAGCTTAGACTTAATTTTAAATCTTGTTTTTTGAGTGGTTtatgaaaacaatattttataaACAAAGTGTAGtcaccaaaaataaaaaaaaaaatcaacgttTTGTAATTTTGTAAATATGTAATGTAAACGGATTGTAAattgttttgttaaaaattcaatttttatctGATCATTGTTGAGGTTTATGTTAACTACATtatcgtgttttctttttatttacttcctcctttttcaataattgataacatgttttgttttctttccagaagaatttcattttgttatttCATAGTTTCTTTTTAAAACTCAGCACTAGATTGAGctctttttattattattttttgtttagctaTTGTTTAGTGATATGTATATTTCCTCTTCATTTAAACACAGGAAAATAAATGGTTTTATAGACATGGATATAATTTCTTATAACTTAAAGATGGAAATTGAAACTAAGTTCAACAATAACGCATTTTTGCAGTTTTGTTAAGGATCGGATTCaacttcaaggcggcctagTTCATCTTTTGATACCTTGTGAACTATCAAAATCATCCAATcttggaaggaaaacgaattaATCAACGAATTTCATAGTTGTTGCAGACCTTCTCACCTTGATTTAATTGCTAGAAAATTGCCAATTGACAACATCTTTATTTAGCTTGTAATACGGAATATATatagttttgaaaatatcTGTCGAAATGGCTGATACGAAAAGCTAAAAACTACGTAAGAACAAATATTTTGCCTTAAATTTGGACATGGGTACTTTGAATATGATGTTTGACATGCCAAACTCTGGTACGTTTAAGACTTCACataatttaagaaaaataaacaatactTTTTTTATACACATATCCTCTACCCTTTTATTATTAGTACCATACGATTACTTATATTTAAACTAACTAAATTTAGCATTCGTTCTTAATCCAacattaataataatttacggTGCACAActcttttttattaatttattatttatttaacataCATTTAAcctaatttttgtttgattaaaaaaagattataagtaaatgaaaatattctGCAACATGTTATGTTTATACTCGCACCATAAATCTTTGGCTTAATGcagtagaacaaaaaaaaataatctgaATGTTATCCTACCTCAGCCTATTATATGATCGGAGATTTACATTGTTTGCATCTAATGGGCTTTCATAATTTTTAACTCCTTCCCATGGGTGCATCACTTCATTGGCTAGTAAAACAAGATGAAAGGATTTCCGCAACACATATCTAGGATGTGCATGTAATCTCTACTGCATAATTTCACATGGCTACTGAAATATAACAACATGTCATTTACATTCTATATTGACatacaatgaaaaaaagcttaatgGTGTTATGCAAATCAGTCAATGATTGCACACTTTTCATAATATCATTGAAATTATTCTTTGAAGCCTAGCTCATGCATTACCTAAATTAGTACTCTAATCACTTTTCTGTAAGTACTATGTGCATACGGATAATATTTCTTTCACATAGCCAATGCCTTTATTGACAAGCTCCTAGGGAATATGGTTAGTGTAAGcatatgaaatatatttttactcTAGTTACTCTTATTATTCTCAGGCTACGGTGAATTTATGTGTCAAAGCTTCTTTGTTTGATAAGATTGATTGTATTtcaaatgatgaaaattcgTTCTAGATTTACACTACTGATAAACTATTACTTGACATTCTTACGATTTAATCACAGTAGCATCAATGAGAGAAAAAGCTTCTTTatgtttattgaatttataGAATTCATCCATAGGgagtttttttcatataaatccCGAAAAGTGGTCCAGAAGGAGCTTTTCGTTGGATTGGCTACCTTTGCGATGTGTAACCAAGAGGATTTTCCACGTATCGATGGAAAGACTTCGCAGCAGCATTGATTTTGAAGGATCAAAGCTTCCTAAAGTTTTAATGATCGTTGCGTGACAATTTTATCATCGTGATTGCGAGGAATCTTTAATACAGCCCATGAGGCCAATCAGCTTAGTTATCAAAAAAGCAATGAATTCAAATGGTCACAGTTTGTCACTACTGtagttttttgaaaatataaatatttatgtagAGCTAAAAATTGACGTATAACTAAGCAAGGTTCACTACGCTGATTTATTAGTGtgtttatgattattttcatGTTACGACATAATATTCTTTacggtaaaaaaaactgcacccaaaTACTTATCGCgatcttttatttttgatatATCTTGGTGAGGAACAAAGCCTCATTATTTTTAGGTCCAGTAAACAAATATCTTTGCTATTGAAAAGAAcaatcaaaaattgaaatagattatacttccttccttttttatgcttaGGTTATCTCTGCTTTCAACCTAGGTTATCTCTGCTAtactagttttttttagtactctTGCAGGGTTGCTCAAAGCAAAAGTAGCTTAGAATTTTCTTTTGTACAAGAGAtttgcaaatgtttgtttcttaTCCTTTACGCATAGTATCTGAGGAAAGATAATACCGTACTTATGTAGCATATTGTGCAGTGTCAGCGCAAACAATTTGAGTATTAGAAGTGTTATTCACCCACACAACAATCTTCAAAGCTATAATATACTTTTAGCGGTTCTTGTTCGGATAAACTAAAAGATAGCGGATTCAGTCGAGACATTTAAAAGATGTTGCAAATACGCTACAAATCGTGCAGCGGCATTCGACAAATTTCTACATGGTGCACAGAAAACGGGCAACAAGTTGATCAGCGTATTGTTTCAAACTAACATACGATATTATCTTGAATTGCCGTTTGTGTCGGAATTGTTAACTTCCTCATTAGATGTGATAATGAGCACGTGGCATACAATAATAAAACTTCGATCTAAAATGGATTGCAAAAAGCACCTTGCAATGCAACACACTAAAAAAACATCTGCCAACGTTGCAATATCAAATGAGATAAGACAAAATGGCATTTTATTCCTGAATGATTGAAATCTGAATTGATCATAACAGAACGAGAAAGTTTTGACTGGTATTACTTACCTTCCTCTGCTCATGTAAGCAGTCTAATTCGTTTCATGACAGTGAGGATATGGCACATTTCACAAAGCTCGTTACTGTAGCAGTTAATCCATTATTCATTCACACATATGAGGCCAAAAATCTTTCGATACAGATAGTGTGATCAGTTAGCATGCCTAGCGCTGTTATCGTTGCTGGTTTAAACTCCAAACTAGTTAAAGCTTTGGATGAGTTCAAATGTGCGATCTCCCATTTGTACATCAACCCCGCGTATATGCTCATACGCAGTTGCAAGAAAGGCTGGTAGACATGAAGATATCCACCAGCTGCTCGTTCTTTTCGTTAGTTTTTGCAACGTAACAAAGCTCGAAGCCAATGATATCGATGTCATCAGCGTGTGACAGGTAGCGAGGACTTGGTAGAAGATGGTAAATCTTTTTGCCTTGAGTTTTTCTAGCGCTAGGTTGGGAAGGCCTTCCCCTTAGCAGAGTTTTGATGGAAGCCAAGAACGTAGAAAGTTTTCCATCTAACGTCACAAACCTGGTAGGATGTCTATAATAAATGAGCTATTTTTGTTCAAAGTTGGTAATAAATGGaagaaatattcaattttttttaaatctgattaaatgaaaatattgatAGGGTGCAGGAAAAAGTATTTgacaaaagtaaaaaacatTAAGCTAATATtagatttgaatttgaaagctTTAGGAAAGGGGAAGAGGTTCTCAAGCATACCAAGGTTATTTATACGCGTAGAGCGGGAGAGCCAAGAATTCCGCGCTAAGTATCCGGCTTTGCttgtattttctttgtttttttttaatttttttatctaacattttaattatatcCTTGTTTAGACGAATATAATTAGTATACGTTTAGCACAGATAATATGAGCTCTTGTCATGTAGAGATATCCT
This window harbors:
- the LOC128731224 gene encoding A-kinase anchor protein 1, mitochondrial, translating into MITGRPLLFLSLPSLALIVGLVWYRRKFKPDAGDRGGEKSKECESTITSCGVTTAEQEPDTRHSSSLPILRSTSTSKTAENWENGSGSGQSSAGSSRSAPIDIVPNKSPSKSDMNDLLGLSHLDDENEDFGFPSIDLPGTVVSRYPKNLSKFNQMMEPQKEPEIIRPTKVASLQSGRFQLPEESANVSNVEPQLQTQPQLHHTESDRLNGNSALAINGEADVFDRKTETFDEPDEREDQAGSPPLSICSVRSEDSGKGSSPPHSVGPSVNTYEFLVPAFLVAGLLGKQGVFVKQIKQQTGANVIIKRNPDTHISKICTLEGSQQEIKDALALIRKKFPLKKFSGLTLKRIEISRVEAVIPLSLMNDTCSSLPLVEGINNDVAVSCIITVGHLFVHQPLHPTYLALNGMQNSLNQSYTLSEAPALPEIIPNAVCVAFAAGTWYRAQVVQHNAESNLVLVKYLDYGGYSMLPQQNLRQIRKDFIAVPFQSKECVLSNIQPIDESQNTWSEEATDLFRRLTSNAIMQAQVAGYTSEGIPEIYLFSSIAKDNVVFINQEMVARGYARWID